One stretch of Rosistilla oblonga DNA includes these proteins:
- a CDS encoding RNA polymerase sigma factor, whose translation MEEAYRTHSRAVFATLVRLIGDFDLAEEALHEAFIAALEKWQQQGIPADPRSWLVSSGRFKAIDVIRRRARFHRAADELAQRIEEIAAANASVSEREIQDDRLRLIFTCCHPAIDPKVQVPLTLREVCGLTTEEIASAFLASPSTMAQRIVRGKAKIRDAKIPFVVPSLTELPERLDAVLSVVYLVFNEGYSASTGESLTRPDLSQEAIRLSRLIVELLPDPEAMGLLAMMLLHESRRQARLTPDGDLVLLEDQDRSLWDRDLIDEGKLWVQRSLESRRVGGYAIQAAISAVHADAVTADATDWPQIVALYGVLMQATPSPVIELNRAVAVAMADGPAAGLEIIDAILQRGELQGYRLAHAARGELLRRQGQIDAARAAFRRALELATQEPERRFLTRKLDALDQVE comes from the coding sequence ATCGAGGAGGCGTATCGCACGCACAGCCGCGCGGTGTTCGCCACGCTGGTCCGGTTGATCGGCGATTTTGATCTCGCCGAAGAAGCATTGCACGAAGCGTTTATCGCGGCGCTCGAAAAGTGGCAGCAACAGGGAATCCCGGCCGATCCGCGATCGTGGCTGGTGTCGTCTGGACGGTTTAAAGCGATCGATGTGATTCGCCGCCGCGCTCGATTCCATCGCGCGGCCGACGAACTGGCCCAACGCATCGAAGAGATCGCCGCGGCCAACGCAAGTGTCAGCGAGCGGGAGATCCAAGACGATCGCTTGCGGCTGATCTTCACTTGCTGCCACCCGGCGATCGATCCCAAGGTCCAGGTACCGCTGACGTTGCGGGAGGTCTGCGGGCTGACGACCGAAGAGATCGCAAGCGCCTTCCTCGCCTCGCCGTCGACGATGGCTCAACGGATTGTTCGCGGCAAAGCAAAGATTCGCGACGCCAAGATCCCGTTTGTCGTCCCCTCGCTGACCGAATTGCCCGAGCGACTCGACGCGGTGCTGTCGGTCGTCTATCTGGTCTTCAACGAAGGCTATTCGGCGTCGACTGGGGAGAGCCTCACGCGCCCCGATCTTTCGCAAGAGGCGATCCGACTGAGTCGGTTGATCGTGGAGTTGTTGCCCGATCCCGAGGCGATGGGGCTGCTGGCAATGATGCTGCTGCACGAATCGCGGCGGCAAGCTCGACTGACGCCCGACGGCGACTTGGTGCTGTTGGAAGATCAGGATCGCAGTTTATGGGATCGCGATTTGATCGACGAAGGAAAGCTGTGGGTGCAGCGTTCGTTGGAATCTCGCCGCGTGGGCGGTTACGCGATTCAAGCGGCGATCTCGGCGGTTCACGCCGACGCGGTGACTGCCGATGCCACCGATTGGCCTCAGATCGTCGCCCTGTATGGCGTTCTGATGCAAGCGACGCCATCGCCCGTGATCGAACTGAATCGAGCCGTTGCGGTGGCGATGGCCGATGGTCCCGCGGCGGGGCTGGAGATCATCGATGCGATCTTGCAGCGTGGCGAATTGCAGGGATATCGGCTGGCTCACGCCGCCCGCGGCGAACTGCTCCGCCGCCAGGGACAGATCGATGCGGCGCGAGCCGCATTCCGGCGGGCTCTCGAACTGGCGACCCAAGAACCCGAGCGGCGGTTCTTAACGCGAAAGCTCGACGCGCTCGATCAGGTCGAGTAG
- the argJ gene encoding bifunctional glutamate N-acetyltransferase/amino-acid acetyltransferase ArgJ gives MQLPQGFRFAGVRCGIKAKADRKDLTLVVGDRDLVAAGVYTQNKIVAAPVVLSRSRTPSSAVRAVVINSGNANACTGQQGDRDALAMTNLVAKACELDPSSVLVMSTGIIGHKLPMDRIEQGIQSAAEQLNDSSDNFLAAADGILTTDQGRKLAFRCEQIGDQKITFAAMAKGAGMIGPNMATMLGLVLCDANLSKIDAQRALRVAADASFNSISVDGHTSTNDTVNLLCSGTASATPLAEEHLARFTEVLTDFCIELAKQIPADGEGAHHVIEIRVGGADCDADAKQIAKSIADSPLVKTAVTGNDPNWGRIMSAAGYAGVLVRPELCQLKINGSMVFDKGQPIDFDEKAISESMAADKTVVLEVTVGDGPGTSVFWTSDLTTDYVTFNSDYST, from the coding sequence ATGCAGCTTCCTCAAGGATTTCGATTTGCCGGCGTGCGTTGCGGCATCAAAGCCAAAGCCGACCGCAAGGACCTGACGCTGGTTGTCGGTGACCGCGACCTCGTCGCCGCGGGCGTCTACACCCAAAACAAGATCGTCGCTGCCCCAGTCGTGCTCAGCCGCAGCCGCACCCCTTCGTCGGCAGTTCGCGCCGTCGTGATCAACAGCGGCAACGCCAACGCTTGTACCGGCCAGCAAGGTGACCGCGACGCGTTGGCGATGACGAACCTTGTCGCCAAGGCGTGCGAGCTCGATCCCAGCAGCGTGCTGGTGATGAGCACCGGGATCATCGGACACAAGCTGCCGATGGATCGCATCGAGCAGGGGATCCAGTCGGCTGCCGAGCAGTTGAACGATTCTTCCGACAATTTCCTCGCCGCCGCCGATGGCATCCTAACGACCGACCAAGGTCGCAAGCTGGCCTTCCGCTGCGAACAGATCGGCGACCAGAAGATCACCTTTGCCGCGATGGCCAAGGGAGCCGGCATGATCGGCCCGAACATGGCGACGATGCTGGGGCTGGTTTTGTGCGATGCGAACCTTAGCAAGATCGACGCGCAACGGGCGCTGCGTGTCGCCGCCGATGCAAGCTTTAACAGCATCAGCGTCGATGGGCACACGAGCACCAACGACACGGTCAACCTGTTGTGTAGTGGCACCGCGTCGGCGACGCCGCTGGCCGAAGAACATTTGGCTCGCTTCACCGAAGTGCTGACCGATTTCTGTATCGAGTTGGCCAAACAGATCCCCGCCGACGGCGAAGGGGCGCATCATGTGATCGAGATCCGTGTCGGTGGTGCCGATTGCGATGCCGATGCCAAGCAGATCGCCAAATCGATCGCCGACAGCCCGCTGGTCAAAACGGCGGTGACTGGGAACGATCCCAATTGGGGACGGATCATGTCGGCCGCGGGATATGCGGGCGTCTTGGTTCGCCCCGAACTGTGCCAGCTGAAGATCAACGGTTCGATGGTTTTCGACAAAGGCCAGCCGATCGACTTCGATGAAAAAGCGATCAGCGAAAGCATGGCGGCCGATAAGACGGTGGTTCTGGAAGTGACCGTCGGCGACGGGCCGGGAACTTCGGTCTTCTGGACCAGCGACCTGACGACCGACTACGTGACCTTCAACTCCGACTACTCGACCTGA
- a CDS encoding ABC transporter ATP-binding protein produces MSIVETRALTKRFGDFVALDHCSLTVQPGDVFGLLGPNGAGKTTLLRTLLGFLRPTSGTASICGHDVFTESLAVRQNVAYLPGDARLPRHMRGRSVLRFFSDLHPLGSTERSLALADRFELDLQRRVGFMSTGMRQKLALCVVLATQSPIVILDEPTANLDPSVRKAVLEQVEQIRDAGRTVILSSHVLSEIEQVCNRVVFLRRGQLVLEQSIAALKDQHRIVIWIDEDLFDIPESLQQRVTQTSRDGDRIVLETDGDLVPLLSWLATLAPRELRLEPLGIEAIYDRVHHAETEAVGTMNDAAQEVA; encoded by the coding sequence ATGTCGATTGTTGAAACGCGCGCGTTGACGAAACGTTTTGGGGACTTTGTTGCCTTGGACCACTGCTCGTTGACTGTCCAACCGGGTGACGTGTTTGGGTTGCTGGGGCCCAATGGAGCGGGGAAGACGACGCTGCTGCGAACCCTGCTCGGTTTCCTGCGACCGACTTCGGGAACCGCGTCGATCTGCGGTCACGATGTGTTCACCGAAAGCCTGGCGGTTCGCCAAAACGTCGCCTACCTGCCGGGCGACGCACGATTGCCGCGGCATATGCGAGGCCGCAGCGTGCTGCGATTCTTCAGCGATCTGCATCCGTTGGGTTCCACCGAGCGCAGCTTGGCGCTTGCCGACCGCTTCGAATTGGACCTGCAACGCCGCGTTGGATTTATGTCGACAGGAATGCGACAGAAGTTGGCGCTCTGCGTCGTGCTGGCGACTCAATCGCCGATCGTGATCCTCGACGAACCGACAGCCAACCTGGACCCTTCGGTTCGCAAGGCGGTGTTAGAACAAGTCGAACAGATCCGCGACGCCGGCCGCACGGTGATCCTTTCATCGCATGTGCTCTCGGAAATCGAACAGGTCTGCAACCGAGTCGTCTTCTTGCGACGAGGCCAATTGGTGTTGGAGCAATCGATCGCGGCGCTCAAGGATCAGCACCGGATCGTGATCTGGATCGACGAAGACCTGTTCGACATCCCCGAGTCGCTGCAGCAGCGCGTGACGCAAACATCTCGCGACGGAGACCGGATCGTGCTGGAGACCGATGGCGATCTGGTCCCCTTGCTCAGCTGGTTGGCGACGCTCGCCCCGCGCGAACTGCGGTTGGAACCGTTGGGAATCGAAGCGATCTACGACCGCGTGCATCATGCCGAAACCGAGGCGGTTGGCACAATGAACGACGCGGCGCAGGAGGTGGCATGA
- a CDS encoding ABC transporter permease subunit, whose product MTRVLIRKFIGEAILLWAACALALVAFNVLRVWLVSQMEMERFKAIIEQFRDYERFSPIPFDQLFSYVGRIGMTFDEPIVILCVVVWVIARGSDVVSGELGRGTLEMLLAQPVTRTQVMRAHGIVAVTGLAGLTLCVWLGIWIGIMCFTVKQTPPTPTFYIPLIGLHLPILTGPIEPIDTPMRELVSAQVFGVGVLNLFAFGFALLGISTWISSIDRYRWRAVGVTIGFYVVNVILMIASQATERLDWLKYFTYFTAYMPQEIIQHQMNLETGSPWQILISDATGARQPGPFAATLFLLLIGVAGYSLAFRRFNRRDLPAPV is encoded by the coding sequence ATGACACGTGTATTGATTCGAAAGTTTATCGGTGAAGCGATCCTATTGTGGGCGGCTTGCGCTCTGGCGTTGGTCGCGTTCAATGTCTTGCGAGTTTGGTTGGTTAGCCAAATGGAGATGGAACGCTTCAAGGCGATCATCGAACAGTTCCGCGACTACGAACGATTTTCGCCGATTCCGTTCGATCAACTGTTCAGCTACGTCGGCCGGATCGGGATGACGTTTGACGAACCGATCGTGATCTTATGTGTTGTCGTCTGGGTGATCGCTCGCGGGTCCGACGTGGTCAGCGGCGAACTGGGACGCGGCACGCTGGAGATGCTGCTGGCCCAACCGGTCACGCGAACTCAAGTGATGCGGGCGCATGGGATCGTCGCCGTGACCGGCTTGGCGGGGCTGACGCTGTGCGTTTGGCTGGGGATATGGATTGGGATCATGTGTTTCACTGTCAAACAGACTCCGCCGACGCCAACGTTCTACATCCCGCTGATCGGATTGCATCTACCGATCCTGACAGGCCCGATCGAACCGATCGACACGCCGATGCGCGAACTCGTGTCGGCACAGGTGTTTGGTGTCGGCGTTTTGAATCTGTTTGCGTTTGGATTTGCACTGCTGGGAATCAGCACTTGGATCAGCAGCATCGATCGTTATCGCTGGCGAGCGGTCGGCGTGACGATCGGCTTTTATGTGGTCAATGTGATCCTGATGATCGCCTCGCAAGCGACCGAGCGACTCGACTGGCTGAAATATTTCACTTATTTCACCGCCTACATGCCGCAGGAGATTATCCAGCACCAGATGAATCTCGAGACGGGATCGCCGTGGCAGATCCTGATCTCCGACGCCACAGGAGCGCGGCAACCGGGCCCATTTGCGGCGACTTTGTTCCTATTACTGATTGGCGTCGCCGGCTACTCGCTAGCATTTCGTCGATTTAATCGCCGCGATCTCCCCGCACCGGTCTAG
- a CDS encoding PP2C family protein-serine/threonine phosphatase: MSDVGMRRANNQDSAVVQISDSSDRWQRRGHLFVVADGMGAHAAGELASKLAVEQIPHHYFRPSDAPVAEALRKAIQEANQEIYQRGQKNPEFHNMGTTGSSLVLAPEGAWVGHVGDSRVYRLRNQSLEQLTFDHSLVWEMEAAGPIDKKLSRNIPKNVITRSLGPNAQVMVDVEGPWPLQSGDTFLLCSDGLTGQVDDVEIGVLLDCLPPKDACRVMVDLANLRGGPDNITIVVVRVDDADVGGAASVAGQHLPRNPPQVSMPFAMVAGTCLLAAIVFLLLGSHVAAAVAGAVSLVAAGVAIIVGGKSTPLASTTSNTPRSTTSPYRRYDCSDSRALIKNLIGTVNALRDASNEKKWTVDWSEINALEFKAKQAQQSGKSREAVHFQSEAIIATMEQLREQHRRQASDSTIDF, encoded by the coding sequence TTGTCCGACGTAGGCATGCGTCGCGCGAACAACCAGGATTCTGCAGTTGTCCAGATTTCGGATTCCTCCGACCGATGGCAGCGTCGCGGTCATCTCTTTGTCGTCGCCGACGGCATGGGAGCTCACGCGGCTGGGGAATTGGCTAGCAAATTAGCTGTCGAACAGATCCCGCACCACTACTTCCGCCCTTCTGACGCTCCGGTCGCCGAAGCGCTTCGCAAAGCGATCCAAGAAGCCAATCAAGAGATCTATCAGCGAGGCCAGAAGAATCCCGAGTTCCACAACATGGGAACGACCGGCAGTTCGCTGGTGCTTGCTCCCGAGGGGGCTTGGGTGGGGCATGTCGGTGATAGCCGCGTCTATAGACTTCGCAACCAGTCGCTCGAGCAGTTGACCTTCGACCACAGTTTGGTCTGGGAGATGGAGGCCGCAGGGCCGATCGATAAGAAGCTCAGCCGCAACATCCCGAAGAACGTGATCACGCGTTCATTGGGCCCCAACGCACAAGTGATGGTCGATGTCGAAGGCCCTTGGCCGCTGCAGTCCGGGGATACCTTTCTGCTTTGCAGCGATGGGTTGACCGGGCAGGTCGACGACGTCGAGATCGGCGTTCTGTTGGACTGCTTGCCGCCCAAAGATGCCTGTCGCGTGATGGTCGATCTGGCCAATCTTCGTGGCGGTCCCGACAACATCACGATCGTTGTCGTTCGCGTCGACGATGCGGACGTTGGCGGAGCGGCTTCGGTGGCTGGCCAACATCTGCCGCGGAATCCGCCGCAGGTGTCGATGCCGTTTGCGATGGTTGCCGGAACGTGTCTGTTGGCCGCGATCGTGTTCCTGTTGCTCGGCAGCCATGTCGCCGCCGCGGTGGCGGGAGCCGTCAGTTTGGTCGCCGCTGGTGTGGCGATCATTGTTGGCGGCAAGTCGACGCCGCTCGCCTCGACGACATCCAACACGCCGCGCAGTACCACAAGTCCCTATCGCCGCTACGATTGCTCCGACAGTCGTGCATTGATCAAGAACTTGATCGGCACCGTTAACGCTCTCCGCGACGCGTCGAACGAAAAGAAGTGGACTGTCGATTGGAGCGAGATCAACGCGTTGGAGTTCAAGGCGAAACAGGCTCAGCAGAGTGGTAAGTCGCGCGAAGCTGTTCACTTCCAATCCGAAGCGATCATCGCAACGATGGAACAGTTGCGCGAGCAGCATCGTCGCCAAGCGAGCGACTCTACGATCGACTTCTAA
- a CDS encoding PEGA domain-containing protein gives MIRQAMNGLGPRYYLSINLLVLGIVLACSGCVRRRLMVRTDPPGALVSVDNQVIGNSPAASPFVYYGTREIRVERDGYETQTLRHKINAPWYQLPGIDFIAETLWPFEIRDERVIDTKLVPRVSEPADVIAGRADQLREQSRTGVATPLPPTAMPPTAVPLPPNSQTLPFGGVPAQVSQ, from the coding sequence ATGATAAGGCAAGCAATGAACGGTCTGGGGCCTCGATATTATCTTTCGATCAACCTTTTGGTGCTAGGCATCGTCCTGGCTTGCTCGGGGTGCGTCCGCCGCCGGCTGATGGTCCGCACCGACCCTCCGGGTGCGCTTGTATCGGTCGACAACCAAGTGATCGGAAATTCGCCCGCCGCGAGTCCGTTTGTCTATTACGGAACGCGCGAGATCCGCGTCGAACGCGATGGTTACGAAACGCAGACGCTGCGACATAAGATCAACGCTCCCTGGTACCAGTTGCCCGGAATCGATTTCATCGCCGAAACCCTCTGGCCGTTTGAGATCCGCGACGAACGAGTGATCGACACCAAACTGGTCCCGCGAGTCAGCGAGCCAGCCGATGTGATCGCCGGCCGAGCCGACCAATTGCGCGAACAATCGCGAACCGGTGTCGCGACACCGCTGCCGCCAACCGCGATGCCACCAACTGCCGTCCCGTTGCCGCCAAACTCCCAAACGCTTCCCTTCGGTGGCGTGCCGGCTCAAGTCTCGCAATAG
- a CDS encoding DUF3592 domain-containing protein: protein MAGQSYNSLPRGCMVGFAMPFVLVGVAATGFLYWSTYRACQAQSWVEVPATILSASVKTHRGGDSTTYSVETRYRYDFEGKTYHSDRVSFSPFTSDGDRNWHRAMVRRLKKHASDKTPYPCFVDPAAPENAVLERGARFSLMLLVSVFGLAFGGAGIAMLTLDRNPGWQEKRLQMAQASGQMWRVRSDWEAGEIRLAPLKRLRYLLPCLVLLSILALPTILLLPQEFQRESRWAYLGLIGPFAIAITAVKVFTAVWHQIRRGVTRIQLATVPGVIGGPVTGIIHSSRKLNMPAGVRVTLRCDRATRDSSETRSIAITETCWQDEQTILIDLKQSDANESAVPFDFVAPFDLPDSAPLEDEKVDWILTAKGLAVGSPLDITCEVPVYRTVDSSEDLKRPESLVADFSGPDQPDDILLELGVRAVDGGVRKRWWITGQKTLSGILTLLVFAGGFDLAAFLVFRYEGPWFIGVILGLIGFPLTLGFIHTMLWRCRIETASGMVRIRSGMIPLARWKNIPLDDFDRLSIRQTTRVNEKTYHEVYFQARNRKPITVGKGIYGKHRTLQYAAALWRQVIGSEPPEIKTRSFGDNDKT, encoded by the coding sequence ATGGCTGGTCAATCATACAACAGTTTACCTCGCGGCTGTATGGTCGGCTTTGCGATGCCGTTTGTGCTGGTTGGGGTGGCTGCGACGGGGTTCCTGTACTGGAGCACCTACCGGGCCTGTCAAGCGCAGTCGTGGGTGGAGGTTCCCGCGACGATTCTCAGTGCCAGCGTGAAGACGCACCGCGGCGGCGACAGCACGACCTACAGCGTCGAGACTCGCTATCGTTACGATTTTGAGGGAAAAACGTATCACAGCGATCGGGTCAGTTTCAGCCCCTTCACTTCCGATGGCGATCGCAACTGGCACCGCGCGATGGTCCGGCGGTTGAAGAAACACGCCAGCGACAAGACGCCGTATCCCTGTTTCGTCGATCCCGCGGCGCCGGAAAACGCAGTCTTGGAACGCGGGGCGCGATTTTCGCTGATGCTGCTAGTGTCGGTCTTTGGGCTCGCCTTTGGTGGCGCCGGGATCGCGATGCTGACGCTCGATCGCAATCCGGGATGGCAGGAGAAGCGGTTGCAGATGGCGCAAGCTTCCGGCCAGATGTGGCGCGTGCGCAGCGATTGGGAAGCGGGGGAGATCCGGCTCGCGCCGCTGAAGCGATTGCGATATTTATTGCCCTGCCTGGTGCTGCTGAGCATCCTGGCGCTGCCGACCATTCTGCTGCTGCCTCAAGAATTCCAGCGTGAAAGTCGGTGGGCCTACCTGGGGCTGATCGGCCCGTTTGCGATTGCGATCACGGCGGTCAAAGTGTTCACGGCGGTCTGGCATCAGATCAGACGAGGCGTCACCCGCATTCAGCTGGCGACCGTGCCGGGAGTGATCGGCGGTCCGGTGACCGGGATCATCCACAGTTCGCGGAAGTTGAACATGCCGGCCGGCGTGCGCGTTACGCTCCGCTGCGATCGCGCGACGCGAGATTCCAGCGAGACACGGTCGATCGCTATCACGGAAACTTGCTGGCAGGACGAGCAAACGATCCTCATCGACCTGAAGCAATCCGATGCCAATGAATCGGCGGTGCCATTCGATTTCGTGGCTCCCTTCGACCTTCCCGATTCGGCGCCGTTGGAGGACGAAAAAGTCGATTGGATCTTAACGGCGAAAGGGTTGGCGGTCGGTTCGCCGCTGGACATCACGTGCGAGGTGCCGGTCTATAGGACAGTCGATAGTAGTGAAGATTTGAAGCGTCCGGAGAGTCTTGTCGCCGATTTCAGTGGACCCGATCAGCCCGACGACATCCTGTTGGAATTGGGGGTTCGCGCGGTCGATGGTGGAGTCCGAAAGCGATGGTGGATCACGGGACAGAAGACGCTTTCGGGGATCCTGACACTGTTGGTCTTTGCTGGCGGGTTCGACCTCGCCGCCTTCCTGGTCTTCCGATACGAGGGGCCGTGGTTCATCGGAGTTATCTTGGGTTTGATCGGATTCCCGCTGACACTCGGCTTCATCCACACGATGCTGTGGCGATGCCGGATCGAGACAGCATCGGGGATGGTACGGATTCGCAGCGGCATGATTCCGCTGGCTCGCTGGAAGAACATCCCCTTGGATGACTTCGATCGCTTGTCGATCCGGCAGACGACCCGGGTGAATGAGAAGACGTATCACGAGGTCTATTTTCAGGCGCGCAATCGCAAGCCGATCACGGTTGGCAAGGGGATCTACGGCAAGCATCGGACGCTGCAATACGCAGCCGCGTTATGGCGGCAGGTGATCGGCAGCGAGCCGCCGGAAATCAAGACGCGGTCGTTTGGCGACAACGACAAAACGTAA
- a CDS encoding prolyl oligopeptidase family serine peptidase, whose amino-acid sequence MKPWIPLFLIALSANSLAAEERQPPASIARYFTPPTQWQNDLGSFRSPLEFNDGTLVENQTDWKRRRAEIYQQWQDLMGQWPALIEDQDLEVLGSERRENFVQHKVRFRWLPEESTEGYLLIPDGEGERPAVITVFYEPETAIGKGREGRDFALQLARRGFVVLSIGTTDATAAKTYGLYYPSLDDAQVQPLSMLGYAAANAWHALARRPEVDSDRIGIVGHSFGGKWAMFASCLFDRFACAAWSDPGIVFDNARNSVNYWEPWYLGYHPRPWRKRGLITDSNPAYGLYPKLMQQGRDLHELHALMAPRPFLVSGGSEDPPQRWQALNHTIAVNRLLGYENRVAMTNRPEHSPNAESNAVIYTFFEHFLMNK is encoded by the coding sequence ATGAAACCTTGGATCCCTCTGTTCCTGATCGCCCTTTCAGCCAACTCGCTGGCAGCTGAGGAGCGTCAGCCGCCAGCAAGCATCGCCCGCTACTTTACTCCGCCGACGCAGTGGCAGAACGATCTGGGCAGCTTCCGGTCGCCGCTAGAGTTTAACGACGGCACGCTGGTTGAAAACCAAACCGACTGGAAACGCCGCCGCGCGGAGATCTACCAGCAATGGCAAGACTTGATGGGGCAGTGGCCGGCGTTAATCGAAGACCAAGACCTCGAAGTCCTCGGTTCGGAACGGAGAGAGAATTTTGTGCAGCACAAGGTCCGCTTCCGCTGGTTGCCCGAAGAGTCGACCGAAGGCTACTTGCTGATTCCCGATGGCGAGGGAGAGCGGCCCGCGGTGATCACTGTCTTTTACGAACCCGAGACCGCGATCGGGAAGGGGAGGGAAGGCCGGGACTTTGCGCTACAGCTGGCGCGGCGAGGTTTCGTTGTCCTATCGATCGGAACAACCGACGCCACCGCGGCGAAGACATACGGCTTATATTACCCCAGTTTGGACGATGCGCAAGTCCAGCCGCTGTCGATGCTCGGCTACGCGGCGGCCAATGCGTGGCACGCGCTAGCGCGACGCCCCGAAGTCGACTCCGACCGGATCGGGATCGTCGGCCATTCGTTTGGCGGCAAGTGGGCGATGTTTGCGTCGTGCCTGTTCGATCGCTTCGCCTGTGCAGCCTGGTCCGATCCGGGGATCGTTTTCGATAACGCCCGGAACAGCGTGAACTACTGGGAACCGTGGTACCTCGGCTACCATCCGCGCCCCTGGCGGAAACGGGGACTGATCACCGACAGCAATCCCGCCTACGGCCTGTACCCGAAATTGATGCAGCAGGGACGCGACCTGCATGAACTGCACGCCTTGATGGCGCCGCGACCGTTCCTGGTTTCGGGCGGTTCAGAAGATCCACCCCAGCGATGGCAGGCGCTCAACCACACGATCGCCGTCAATCGTTTGTTGGGTTACGAGAACCGCGTGGCGATGACCAACCGCCCCGAGCATTCGCCCAACGCCGAATCGAACGCAGTGATCTACACGTTCTTCGAACACTTCCTCATGAACAAGTGA
- a CDS encoding sugar kinase has protein sequence MSKVVTFGEIMGRLAPPGFLRLPQAMPGSLDVTFAGAEANVAASLSILGLDAHFVTALPNNPIADACVNSLRSIGIDTSSILRSDIGRLGLYFLETGANQRPSRVIYDRDGSTIGQTPADAYDWDKIFAGADWFHVTGITPAVSQVAAEATLHAAKAAKQRGLTVSCDLNFRGKLWRWDSSASPHELAGRTMRQLLPLVDVLIANEEDCGDVLQIRAAETDVASGKLSAERYPEVARRVVQEFPNLRYVATTLRESISASHNNWGAMLYDAAAESASFAPRSDGEYEPYSIRNIVDRVGGGDSFAAGLIFGLLNDDYPTPQAALQFAVAASCLAHSIIGDLNFSSREEIDALAKGSASGRVVR, from the coding sequence ATGAGCAAGGTCGTAACGTTTGGTGAAATCATGGGCCGGTTGGCCCCTCCGGGATTCCTGCGGCTGCCGCAAGCGATGCCGGGATCTCTGGATGTCACCTTTGCCGGTGCCGAAGCGAACGTTGCCGCGTCGCTGTCGATCCTGGGGCTCGATGCCCACTTTGTCACCGCGCTGCCGAATAATCCGATCGCCGACGCCTGCGTCAATTCGTTGCGATCGATCGGGATCGACACGTCGTCGATCCTTCGCAGCGACATCGGGCGGCTGGGCCTCTACTTTCTGGAAACCGGCGCTAACCAACGTCCAAGCCGCGTGATCTACGATCGCGACGGATCGACGATCGGGCAAACGCCCGCCGATGCGTACGACTGGGACAAAATCTTCGCCGGCGCCGACTGGTTTCATGTCACCGGGATCACTCCTGCGGTTTCGCAAGTCGCCGCCGAAGCGACTCTGCATGCGGCCAAGGCTGCCAAGCAGCGAGGGCTGACCGTCTCGTGCGACTTGAATTTCCGAGGCAAGTTGTGGCGCTGGGATTCGTCCGCTTCGCCGCACGAACTGGCTGGTCGGACGATGCGACAACTGCTGCCGCTGGTCGACGTCTTGATCGCCAACGAGGAGGACTGTGGCGACGTGCTTCAGATCCGCGCCGCCGAGACCGACGTGGCTTCTGGGAAATTGAGCGCCGAGCGTTATCCCGAAGTCGCCCGTCGCGTGGTCCAAGAGTTCCCCAACCTTCGCTATGTCGCAACGACATTGCGCGAGAGCATCTCGGCGTCGCACAACAACTGGGGCGCGATGCTGTACGATGCGGCTGCCGAATCGGCCAGCTTTGCGCCGCGGTCCGACGGAGAATACGAACCCTATTCGATCCGCAATATCGTCGACCGCGTCGGTGGCGGCGATTCGTTTGCGGCTGGGCTGATCTTCGGTCTGCTGAACGACGATTACCCAACTCCGCAAGCGGCGTTACAATTTGCAGTCGCCGCTTCCTGTTTGGCGCATTCGATCATCGGCGATTTGAACTTTTCCAGCCGCGAGGAAATCGACGCGTTGGCCAAGGGAAGCGCCAGCGGTCGCGTCGTCCGATAG